A DNA window from Planctomycetia bacterium contains the following coding sequences:
- a CDS encoding acetolactate synthase yields the protein MATVSPPKTSAAFVSGADVVVESLIRHGVEVIFAYPGGASMPLHQALTRAQDRLRTILPRHEQGGAFAAQGYARTTGRPGVCMGTSGPGALNLVTAIADAKLDSIPLVVLTGQVGTSVIGTDAFQETPMVEVCRGITKHHYLVTDVNDIARVMREAFHVATTGRPGPVLVDLPKNIQLAQVQPDYDAPMNIPGYRPESRKPAAPEQIAQVAAAIRRAKRPVIYAGGGVIAADAADELRELARKTGIPVTMTLMGLGAFPGDDPLSLDMLGMHGSVYANYAVDQADLLIALGVRFDDRVTGKVEAFAQHGFIVHIDIDPSEINKNKVVHVPIVADVKQAIGQLNSVVEPPAASLADWHAQITEWKREDPFSYDATYPGILAQEAIAVLSRLTADRDTVVSVGVGQHQMWAAQFYTFREPRTWLSSSGLGTMGFGLPAAMGAKVARPDALVVDIDGDGSILMNIQEFATCLCEDIPVKVLLLNNQHLGMVVQWEDRFFKGNRAHTYLGPVDHPEACGQGDGISPECRYPDFVAIAKGFGWQAETIAAKADLEPALRRLIDAPGPALLDVQVPYQEHVLPMIPSGMTVRELIKK from the coding sequence ATGGCCACCGTCTCACCCCCGAAAACCTCAGCGGCATTCGTCTCCGGGGCCGACGTGGTCGTCGAGTCGCTGATTCGCCACGGCGTGGAGGTGATCTTCGCCTACCCGGGCGGGGCGAGCATGCCGCTGCACCAGGCGCTGACCCGGGCCCAGGACCGCCTCCGGACGATCCTCCCCCGCCACGAGCAGGGAGGCGCGTTCGCCGCCCAGGGCTACGCCCGCACGACCGGCCGACCGGGTGTCTGCATGGGCACGAGCGGCCCCGGGGCGCTCAATCTCGTGACGGCCATCGCCGACGCCAAGCTCGACAGCATCCCGCTGGTCGTCCTCACCGGGCAGGTGGGCACGAGCGTCATCGGCACCGATGCCTTCCAGGAGACCCCGATGGTGGAGGTCTGCCGGGGCATCACCAAGCACCACTACCTCGTCACCGACGTCAACGACATCGCCCGTGTGATGCGCGAGGCGTTTCACGTCGCCACCACGGGCCGGCCCGGTCCGGTGCTCGTCGACCTGCCCAAGAACATCCAACTGGCTCAGGTCCAGCCCGACTACGACGCCCCGATGAACATCCCCGGTTACCGGCCCGAGTCGCGGAAGCCGGCCGCCCCGGAGCAGATCGCCCAGGTGGCGGCCGCCATCCGCCGTGCCAAGCGGCCCGTGATCTACGCCGGCGGCGGCGTGATCGCGGCCGACGCAGCCGACGAGCTCCGCGAACTCGCCCGGAAGACCGGTATCCCCGTCACCATGACGCTCATGGGACTTGGCGCCTTCCCGGGGGATGATCCGCTGTCGCTCGACATGCTCGGCATGCACGGCAGCGTCTACGCCAACTACGCCGTGGATCAGGCCGACCTGCTCATCGCCCTCGGCGTCCGCTTCGACGACCGGGTCACCGGCAAGGTGGAGGCCTTCGCCCAGCACGGCTTCATCGTCCACATCGACATCGACCCGTCCGAGATCAACAAGAACAAGGTCGTGCACGTGCCGATCGTGGCCGACGTCAAGCAGGCGATCGGCCAGCTCAACAGCGTCGTCGAGCCGCCGGCGGCGAGCCTCGCCGACTGGCACGCGCAGATCACGGAGTGGAAGCGGGAGGACCCGTTCTCCTACGACGCGACCTATCCCGGGATCCTCGCCCAGGAGGCGATCGCCGTCCTCTCGCGGCTCACGGCCGACCGCGACACGGTGGTCAGCGTCGGCGTCGGCCAGCACCAGATGTGGGCGGCGCAGTTCTATACGTTCCGCGAGCCGCGGACCTGGCTCTCCTCCAGCGGCCTGGGCACGATGGGCTTCGGACTGCCGGCCGCCATGGGGGCCAAGGTCGCCCGCCCCGACGCGCTCGTCGTCGACATCGACGGCGACGGCAGCATCCTCATGAACATCCAGGAGTTCGCCACCTGCCTGTGCGAGGACATCCCGGTGAAGGTGCTGCTCCTCAACAACCAGCACCTCGGCATGGTGGTCCAGTGGGAGGACCGGTTCTTCAAGGGGAACCGGGCCCACACCTACCTCGGCCCCGTCGATCATCCCGAGGCCTGCGGGCAGGGCGACGGCATTTCCCCCGAGTGCCGCTACCCCGACTTCGTGGCGATCGCCAAGGGCTTCGGCTGGCAGGCGGAGACGATCGCGGCCAAGGCCGACCTGGAGCCGGCCCTGCGCCGGCTGATCGACGCGCCGGGGCCGGCGCTGCTCGACGTGCAGGTCCCCTACCAGGAGCACGTCCTGCCGATGATCCCCTCCGGCATGACCGTCCGCGAACTGATCAAGAAGTGA
- a CDS encoding serine/threonine protein kinase codes for MPLHAAAGLVRRGAVLLLCGALVEGGSAAAADWPEFRGPAQNGVVAGSPALPVEWRADAEQRRNIRWQTPTEGLGWSSPVIVGDSIYVTSARRTAAAPGAKLSGPQALSLARHRLADGGLVFERKIFDQPADAPAVHDKNSHASPTVVAHTDAESKTTRLFVHFGHQGTACVSLDGDILWTARAHAYQPVHGNGGSPIVVGWHLIVTCDGASDPCTLALDLRTGREVWRTPRDVAVDRPFSFATPQAIDVDGTTQVVSPGSNIVQALDPATGKVIWFARYSGFSLICRPLFHHGLVMVSTGYMSPKLLAIDPRGSGDVTDTHVRWRVSAGVPNTPSPVPVGDQVVMVNDGGVATGVSVKDGAKLWQKRLGGNYSASPLAVGRRVYFQSEAGEGVVLDIGEDGAEPVEVARNALPGRVFASYAVHGDDFIIRTEDGLYRIGADAK; via the coding sequence ATGCCGCTTCACGCAGCAGCGGGCCTCGTCCGGCGCGGCGCCGTGCTGCTGCTCTGCGGAGCGCTGGTGGAGGGCGGCTCGGCCGCGGCGGCCGACTGGCCCGAGTTTCGCGGCCCCGCGCAGAACGGCGTGGTGGCGGGCAGTCCCGCGCTTCCCGTCGAGTGGCGGGCCGACGCGGAGCAACGCAGAAACATCCGCTGGCAGACGCCGACCGAGGGCCTGGGCTGGTCGTCGCCGGTGATCGTCGGCGACTCGATCTACGTGACGTCCGCCCGGCGCACCGCGGCGGCGCCCGGCGCGAAGCTCTCCGGCCCGCAGGCGCTCTCGCTCGCGCGGCACAGGCTGGCCGACGGCGGGCTCGTCTTCGAGCGAAAAATCTTCGACCAGCCGGCCGATGCCCCGGCGGTTCACGACAAGAACTCGCACGCCAGCCCGACGGTCGTCGCACACACCGATGCGGAGTCGAAGACCACGCGGCTGTTCGTCCACTTCGGGCACCAGGGCACGGCATGCGTGTCGCTCGACGGCGACATCCTCTGGACTGCCCGCGCACATGCCTACCAGCCGGTCCACGGCAACGGTGGCTCGCCGATCGTCGTCGGCTGGCATCTGATCGTGACCTGCGACGGCGCCAGCGATCCCTGCACGCTGGCCCTCGACCTGCGCACCGGCAGGGAGGTGTGGCGCACCCCACGCGACGTCGCGGTCGATCGCCCGTTCTCGTTCGCCACCCCCCAGGCGATCGATGTCGACGGCACGACCCAGGTGGTCTCGCCTGGCTCCAACATCGTGCAGGCGCTCGATCCCGCGACCGGCAAGGTCATCTGGTTCGCCCGCTACAGTGGATTCTCGCTGATCTGCCGGCCCCTCTTTCACCACGGGCTGGTCATGGTCAGCACGGGATACATGTCGCCCAAGCTGCTGGCGATCGATCCGCGCGGTTCCGGGGACGTGACCGACACGCACGTCCGCTGGCGGGTCTCCGCCGGCGTGCCGAACACCCCGAGCCCGGTCCCCGTCGGCGACCAGGTCGTCATGGTCAACGACGGCGGCGTGGCGACGGGCGTGTCCGTCAAGGACGGGGCAAAACTCTGGCAGAAGCGGCTGGGCGGGAATTATTCGGCCTCGCCGCTGGCCGTCGGCCGGCGGGTCTACTTCCAGAGCGAGGCGGGCGAAGGGGTCGTGCTCGACATCGGGGAGGACGGCGCGGAGCCCGTCGAGGTCGCCCGCAACGCGCTGCCGGGCCGCGTGTTCGCCTCGTACGCGGTCCACGGCGATGATTTCATCATCCGCACCGAAGACGGCCTGTATCGCATCGGCGCTGACGCGAAGTGA